The Fundidesulfovibrio magnetotacticus genome includes the window TCGAGATCAAGTTCCGATCGAAGCCGGATGGTCCGTTGACAACGTACAGTCTCCAAATCAGTGAGAAGAACGGCAAGGCATTTGTCGAGCGGGAAATCCTGAAATACCGCAGGGGCAGCAGCGGGCAACCATGGCAGTTCCTGAATTTCTCCAAGGGGGAGGGCCGTGCCGTCACGAACGAAGTTGATTCCGTCAAGGAAGTCAGTGAACTGAACCGCGAGGAACAGCGGTTGAAATCGCCGGATATCCTAGCCATCAAAGGGCTCGCACAGTTCGAGCGGTTCCAGGCCGTGGTGGCCTTGGGCAACCTCATCGAGAACTGGCATGTCTCCGATTTTCACATCAGCCGTGCACGCCCCGAGCAGGAAGCCGGTTATGCCGAGCACCTTTCCCGAGAGGGCGAAAACCTCTCGCTGGTCATCGAGTATCTGTACAAGAACCACAGGAAAGCGTTCGACAGGATTCTGTCGCTTCTGCAGTCTCGGGTTCCCGGCATCTCCAGCGTGGAAGCCAAAACCACGGAAGAGGGCCGCGTGCTGCTGAAGTTCCAGGACGGCTCTTTCGAGGACCCTTTCCTGGCCCGCTACGTTTCGGACGGGACCATCAAGATGCTGGCTTACCTCACGTTGCTTTACGATCCCCAGCCGCACCCGCTGCTCTGCGTCGAAGAACCCGAGAACCAGCTCTACCCGAAACTGTTGCAGGAGCTTGCCGAGGAGTTCCGGGCTTACGCCGAACGGGGCGGGCAGGTGTTCGTCTCCACCCATTCGCCGGATTTCCTCAACGCAGTGGAACTCGACGAAGTGTTCTGGCTGGTGAAGAAGGATGGATACACCCAGGTGCGCCGGGCAAGGGAGGACGAGCAGATCAAGGCCTACATGGAGGATGGAGACAGGATGGGCCACCTGTGGGCGCAGGGATTTTTCGAAGGAGCCGATCCGCAGTGAAGACCCTGGTCTTCTTTCTGGAAGAACTCTCCGCGGAGGCGATGCTCAAGGGCGTTCTGCCGCGCCTCCTCCCGGCGGACATCCATCCGGCGTATTTCCCCTTCCCGGGAAAACAGGCCCTCGAAAAGGAACTCTTGCGCAAGCTGCGCGGCTGGCGGAAGGCCGACTCGATGTTCGTCGTCCTGCGCGACCAGGACAGGGGCGACTGCCGGGCCGTCAAGGAAACGCTCGCCGCCATCAGTCGAGCCGCCGGAAGGCCCGAGGCACTGGTGCGGATTGCCTGCCGGGAACTGGAGAGCTTCTATCTGGGCGACCTGGCCGCCGTGGAAAAGGGACTGGGACTCAAGGGCCTGCGCGCCCAGCAGGGCAAGGAGAAGTTCCGCAACCCGGACCTGCTGGCCGACGCCTCCGGGGAACTCCGGAATCTGACGAACAAGGCCTACCAGAAAATTTCCGGATCGCGGGCCATCGCCCCCCACCTGGTCCTGGAGAACAACCGTTCGCCCAGCTTCCGGGCGCTCATCACGGGAATCCGCCGCCTCGTGGCCGCGTAGGGCGGGCCGTTCGGAGGCAGAACCGCAGGCTCCACGGCGCTCTCCGGTGCGATGGGCCGTTCCCGCCCGCCCCCTGGGTATCGCGTTCAGCTTGACGATATCGTCATCATTCGCTAGACATCGCGTCATGCCGCCATCGACGCTCGCGCTTCCCCTCGTGCACGCTCCGGCCGGGTTTCCCTCTCCGGCCGAGGACTACATCGACCAGCGCCTGGACCTGGCCGAGCACCTCGTGCGCAATCCGCCCTCCACCTATTTCCTGCGCGTGCAGGGCGATTCCATGCGCGGCGCGGGCATCCACTCGGGCGACCTCCTGGTGGTGGACCGCTCCGTGGAGCCCAGGCCGGGCCACGTGGTGGTGGCCGCCGTGGACGGCGAGCTCACGGTGAAGCGCCTCAAACGCCTGGGCCGGGGGCTGGCGCTGGCCCCCGAGAACCCGGACTACCCGCATGTTCCCCTGGACGGCGAGCGCGGCGTGGAAATCTGGGGCGTGGCCCTGCATGTCATCCATTCCTTGACTCCCGGAGGCTCCCGGTGGACCTCGCGCTGATGGACTGCAACAACTTCTACGCCTCCTGCGAGCGGGCCTTCGACCCCCGCCTGGCCGGTCGCCCCGTGGTGGTGCTCTCCAACAACGACGGCTGCGTCATCGCCCGGTCGGCCGAGGCCAAGGCCCTGGGCGTGCCCATGGGCGCGCCCGAGTTCAAGTGCCGCGCGCTTTTCGCCCGCCACGGCGTGGCCGTGTTCTCCTCCAACTACGCCCTCTACGGCGACATGTCCGCCCGGGTGATGGCCACGGCCGGGGCCATGGTCCCGCGCATGGAGGTCTATTCCATCGACGAGGCCTTTCTGGAGTTCGCCGGTCTGGAGGGCGGCCCGGAGGCGGCCGCCCGGCGCGTGCGCGAGGCCGTGTTGCGGGCCACGGGCATCCCCGTGTCCCTGGGAATGGGGCCCACCAAGACCCTGGCCAAGGCCGCCAACAAGATGGCCAAGAAGGACCCCTCCCTGGGCGGCGTGCTCCTCCTGCCCCGGGGCCGCGCGCGCGAGGAGTTGCTGGCGCGCCTGGACGTGGAGGACGTGTGGGGCGTGGGGCCGCGCCGTGGCCGCTGGCTCAAGGCCCGGGGCGTGACCACGGCCCTGGATTTCATGCGCCTGCCGCGCGAGCGCGTGCACAAGAAGATGACCGTCACCGGGCTGCACACCTGGCTCGAACTGCACGGCACGCCCTGCATCCCCCTGGAACTGGCCCCCCGGCCCAAGCAGTCCATCGTCTCCTCGCGCTCCTTCGGCCGCCCGGTGACCAGCATGGAGCACCTGCGCGAGGCCGTCTTCGCCTATGCCTCCCGCGCGGCCGAGAAGCTGCGCGCCCAGGGAGGCGTGGCCTCGGGGGTGCTCGTCTGGGTGCAGACCAACCGCTTCAAGGAGGGCGAGCCCCAGTACAGCGCGGCCCTGAGCCAGGCCCTGCACCCGGCCACGGCCCGGGCCGGGGTGATCGCCCAGGGCGGAGCGCGCCTGCTGGAGCGGCTCTACCGCCCGGGCTTCGCCTACAAGAAGGCCGGGGTGATGCTCACGGGCATCGAACCCGAGGGGGCGGGACGCCTCTCGCTCCTGGACGCGCCCGATCCCGAGGCCGCCGCGCTGTCCCGGGTGGTGGACCGCGTGAACGCCAAATGGGGCCGCGACGCCCTCTTCCTGGGCGGCTGCGGCGTCCGGCGCGAGTGGCGCATGCGCCAGGGCATGCGCTCGCCGCGCTACACCACGGCCTGGTCCGAGCTGCCCGTGGCCAGGGCCTAGTGTCTGGCGAATCCCTGGCTGGCGAGCGCGGCGCACCATCCCGGACGTTCCCGCGCGCCGCCCCTTGACATGGATGCCCTGCCGGGCGTAGGTCGCTTCCATGCACCGTTTCACGACCCTATGCGCCGCCACCTCCTGCGTCGTAGTACGTCAGGTTCTTTGCGCGTCCGCTCCCAGCGGGTTGTGATTCGTTTGCCGTAAGCCCCGAAGCATCAACCCCCGCAGGCGGACAGCCGGCGGGGGTTTTCCTTTTCCAGGCCAAGCCTCCCGCCGCACCGCAGGCACAGCAGGGAGGCAGCCATGCAGACCACAGGCGCTCGCTACATCGTCCAATTCCTGGAAAGCCGGGGCGTGAAAACCGTCGCGGGCATCCCCGGCGGATCCATCCTGCCGCTCTACGACGCCCTGGCCCAGCGCGGAACCATCCGCCACGTGCTGGCCCGCCACGAGCAAGGCGCGGCTTTCATGGCCCAGGGCATGGCCCGGCTCACGGGGCGTCCCGGCGTCTGCCTGGCCACGTCCGGGCCGGGAGCCACCAACCTGGTCACGGCCATAGCCGACGCCAGGCGCGACGGCGTGCCCCTGGTGTGCATCACCGGCCAGGTGCCCCTGGCCCAGATCGGCACCGAAGCCTTTCAGGAGGTGGACATCGTGGCCGTGGCCGGTCCCCTGACCAAATACTCCCGCATGGTGCGCTCCGCGAGCGAGCTGCCCGAGGCACTGGAA containing:
- a CDS encoding Y-family DNA polymerase; the encoded protein is MDLALMDCNNFYASCERAFDPRLAGRPVVVLSNNDGCVIARSAEAKALGVPMGAPEFKCRALFARHGVAVFSSNYALYGDMSARVMATAGAMVPRMEVYSIDEAFLEFAGLEGGPEAAARRVREAVLRATGIPVSLGMGPTKTLAKAANKMAKKDPSLGGVLLLPRGRAREELLARLDVEDVWGVGPRRGRWLKARGVTTALDFMRLPRERVHKKMTVTGLHTWLELHGTPCIPLELAPRPKQSIVSSRSFGRPVTSMEHLREAVFAYASRAAEKLRAQGGVASGVLVWVQTNRFKEGEPQYSAALSQALHPATARAGVIAQGGARLLERLYRPGFAYKKAGVMLTGIEPEGAGRLSLLDAPDPEAAALSRVVDRVNAKWGRDALFLGGCGVRREWRMRQGMRSPRYTTAWSELPVARA
- a CDS encoding DUF4276 family protein codes for the protein MKTLVFFLEELSAEAMLKGVLPRLLPADIHPAYFPFPGKQALEKELLRKLRGWRKADSMFVVLRDQDRGDCRAVKETLAAISRAAGRPEALVRIACRELESFYLGDLAAVEKGLGLKGLRAQQGKEKFRNPDLLADASGELRNLTNKAYQKISGSRAIAPHLVLENNRSPSFRALITGIRRLVAA
- a CDS encoding LexA family protein produces the protein MPPSTLALPLVHAPAGFPSPAEDYIDQRLDLAEHLVRNPPSTYFLRVQGDSMRGAGIHSGDLLVVDRSVEPRPGHVVVAAVDGELTVKRLKRLGRGLALAPENPDYPHVPLDGERGVEIWGVALHVIHSLTPGGSRWTSR
- a CDS encoding AAA family ATPase gives rise to the protein MKIESLRLKNFKSFRDVVFSDLPNFCVVVGANGTGKSTVFSVFGFLRDAMASNVNAALVRLGGSRGFQEVRSRNSDGPIEIEIKFRSKPDGPLTTYSLQISEKNGKAFVEREILKYRRGSSGQPWQFLNFSKGEGRAVTNEVDSVKEVSELNREEQRLKSPDILAIKGLAQFERFQAVVALGNLIENWHVSDFHISRARPEQEAGYAEHLSREGENLSLVIEYLYKNHRKAFDRILSLLQSRVPGISSVEAKTTEEGRVLLKFQDGSFEDPFLARYVSDGTIKMLAYLTLLYDPQPHPLLCVEEPENQLYPKLLQELAEEFRAYAERGGQVFVSTHSPDFLNAVELDEVFWLVKKDGYTQVRRAREDEQIKAYMEDGDRMGHLWAQGFFEGADPQ